In Ligilactobacillus faecis, a single genomic region encodes these proteins:
- a CDS encoding Rep family protein — MSKNKDQRARTWTFVVYPESAPENWRDILSDYHIPWVESPLHDKDVNPDGEVKKAHWHIILFFDGKKSFEQVQEITDALNAPIPQKTANVKGLVRYLIHMDNPEKYQYKRDEIVCHCGADIDEYFALSSSSRRVELREMIEFISDSKIDNFDDFLMYCIRHKEFDWFDIAVNHNTLAINKQLDSIYQKNKSDRSSKESSLALKIAQVKDMSKKGIKQAVIADTVGISIATVRRYLRK; from the coding sequence ATGTCAAAAAATAAAGATCAACGAGCTAGAACATGGACTTTTGTAGTCTATCCCGAGAGTGCGCCTGAGAACTGGCGAGATATTTTGAGTGATTATCACATTCCTTGGGTAGAGAGCCCGCTCCACGATAAGGACGTGAACCCTGATGGTGAAGTCAAAAAGGCTCACTGGCATATCATTTTGTTTTTTGACGGTAAGAAGAGCTTTGAGCAAGTACAAGAGATTACAGACGCTCTAAATGCTCCTATACCGCAAAAGACGGCGAACGTAAAAGGGTTAGTGCGGTATCTGATACATATGGATAACCCCGAGAAGTACCAGTACAAGCGAGATGAGATTGTTTGCCACTGTGGTGCTGATATAGACGAGTATTTCGCCCTTTCTTCGAGTTCTAGGCGTGTAGAACTTCGTGAGATGATTGAGTTTATCAGTGATAGCAAGATAGACAATTTCGATGATTTTCTCATGTATTGCATACGTCACAAGGAGTTTGATTGGTTTGATATTGCGGTAAATCATAATACTTTGGCTATCAATAAGCAGTTAGATTCAATTTATCAAAAAAATAAATCTGATCGTAGCTCAAAAGAGAGCTCATTAGCGCTCAAAATAGCTCAGGTTAAAGATATGAGCAAAAAAGGTATAAAACAGGCTGTAATCGCTGATACAGTAGGGATTAGCATAGCTACTGTAAGGCGATATTTAAGAAAATGA